The following coding sequences lie in one Rothia sp. SD9660Na genomic window:
- a CDS encoding DUF5998 family protein, with protein sequence MKLSAAEGLTRDIQQAGFYPELVLDTVDEALAGLLPTSHLVQVETHFDQNEVHRHITVLVLAGQMLLVAHLDDQNLDESGQQVLAHVSVETLHVSRIRTLTISYTYPQPQHYRAGSPVSEVSMLIAWTGSQRLDVQPADCPDPACDADHGYTGMGPREDIFLRVSTPADGEYTTVQARSFARALRSAHMAAMNQVAAPAGGSAQTGA encoded by the coding sequence ATGAAACTCAGCGCAGCCGAAGGCCTCACCAGGGATATTCAGCAGGCAGGCTTTTACCCCGAGCTCGTCCTCGATACGGTCGATGAAGCCCTGGCGGGGCTGCTACCTACCTCGCACCTGGTTCAGGTAGAGACCCACTTTGACCAGAACGAGGTACACCGCCACATTACGGTGCTGGTGCTGGCCGGTCAGATGCTCCTGGTTGCCCACCTGGATGACCAGAACCTCGACGAAAGCGGTCAGCAGGTTCTTGCCCACGTATCGGTTGAGACCCTGCATGTGAGCCGAATTCGAACCCTGACCATCAGTTATACCTACCCGCAGCCCCAGCACTACCGAGCCGGTAGTCCTGTTTCAGAAGTCTCGATGCTGATCGCCTGGACAGGTTCCCAGCGCCTTGACGTACAACCGGCAGACTGCCCCGACCCCGCCTGCGATGCCGACCACGGCTATACCGGCATGGGCCCGCGGGAAGACATATTCCTGCGCGTGAGTACCCCGGCCGATGGGGAATACACGACCGTCCAGGCTAGGAGCTTCGCCCGCGCACTGCGCTCTGCCCACATGGCAGCTATGAACCAGGTAGCCGCCCCGGCAGGCGGCTCCGCGCAGACAGGGGCCTAA
- a CDS encoding GNAT family N-acetyltransferase produces the protein MTESEAPAGRYEQDGQAPRFTPADPAHPTTDEIPFIYPAHWEADVVLRDGATANLRPVVPTDRAALEKMYAGQSERTIYLRFFTHKPTLSDKELTRFTTVDHNNRVAFVIMLGDEMIGIGRYDRTHNPTEAEVAFMISDAHQGRGIGSILLEHLAAAANERGIDRFSAEVLPQNRKMLNVFTDAGYEISREFEDGLVMVYFNIDPTDRSRGVMEAREHRAEAKSIAELLAPDTVAVIGTAPRWEANGHKVIKTLVAGGFTGTLYGVNEDRLPAGEVPIYPCIGEVPARVDLAIIAVPIAEVAAAVEACGGAGVRGVLIYTSGYADDGARGRARQKALVKSARSHGMRVIGPASFGLLNNDPGVRLDATISAQDPKPGALGLFSQSSAIGAMFSNTAVKRNIGVSSLVSVGNRADVSGNDIMQYWEDDEATRVCALYLESIGNPRKFSRIARRLSRVKPVLVAKNAVTGQQLPPGHSGRTSIAPTEALDAMFKQAGVISAETFDQLLDVAQVLVSQPLPAGRRVAILSNASALGQIIADKSEALNIDVRVTESMLRLTDDGIDGLEVLEDVATSALEASDIDAAIGVFLTGDSIDPKDVARVLYRAGKRTGKPVVAAFPGTLSFDAALRGIWEDPDGRTPAPAERGTAGESTPVLQEGLPCFESPGASILALASVMDYVEWREKETGVLATPENVSPKAAAADIAQHLTQVSGENLLDVPAAATEELLAHYGISLLPEYGFDTAEEAVEAAARAGGYPVVLKTTDDFLRHRIDLGGVRLGIESDAELISEIAQMHRVLEPYGRFDLTVQKQAPAGQTAVLTGIEDPLIGPVVSFGMAGDATSLLEDWAHRIPPLTERDVYKMVRSPKAAAKLFADGDLPQVRVDLLEDLCARVALMKDNHPEIAYLELNPVLLSQETLTVVGAKIRLGNPRQRTDSARRTMSS, from the coding sequence TTGACTGAATCAGAAGCACCCGCAGGCCGCTACGAGCAGGACGGCCAGGCCCCACGTTTCACGCCGGCTGACCCGGCCCACCCCACAACCGACGAAATCCCCTTCATCTACCCGGCCCACTGGGAGGCGGACGTCGTCCTGCGCGACGGAGCTACCGCCAACCTGCGCCCCGTTGTCCCCACCGACCGGGCAGCACTCGAAAAAATGTACGCGGGCCAGTCAGAGCGCACCATCTACCTACGCTTCTTCACTCACAAGCCCACCCTGAGCGACAAAGAACTGACCCGGTTCACCACGGTGGATCACAATAACAGGGTCGCCTTCGTCATCATGCTGGGCGATGAAATGATCGGTATCGGCCGCTACGACCGCACCCACAACCCCACCGAGGCCGAAGTGGCTTTCATGATTTCCGATGCCCACCAGGGGCGCGGTATCGGGTCAATCCTGCTAGAACACCTCGCAGCAGCTGCTAACGAGCGCGGTATCGACAGGTTCAGCGCCGAAGTCCTGCCTCAGAACCGCAAAATGCTTAATGTCTTCACCGATGCGGGCTACGAGATTTCCCGCGAATTTGAAGACGGCCTGGTCATGGTCTACTTCAACATCGACCCCACCGACCGCTCCCGCGGCGTGATGGAAGCCCGCGAGCACCGCGCTGAAGCTAAATCTATTGCCGAGCTCCTTGCCCCAGACACCGTTGCCGTGATCGGTACAGCGCCCCGTTGGGAAGCCAACGGCCACAAGGTGATTAAAACCCTGGTGGCAGGCGGATTCACCGGCACCCTCTACGGCGTCAACGAAGACCGGCTACCTGCCGGTGAGGTACCTATTTACCCCTGCATCGGTGAAGTGCCGGCTCGTGTAGATTTAGCTATTATCGCCGTCCCCATCGCCGAGGTAGCCGCAGCCGTAGAAGCTTGCGGCGGGGCGGGCGTCCGCGGTGTCCTCATCTACACCTCTGGCTACGCGGACGACGGGGCCCGCGGCCGCGCCCGTCAAAAAGCTCTGGTGAAATCGGCACGTAGCCACGGTATGCGCGTCATCGGCCCTGCCTCCTTCGGCCTGCTGAACAACGACCCTGGCGTCCGCCTTGACGCCACCATCAGCGCCCAGGACCCCAAACCCGGCGCCCTTGGCCTCTTTAGCCAGTCCTCAGCTATCGGCGCCATGTTTTCTAACACCGCCGTCAAACGCAATATCGGTGTATCGTCCCTGGTCTCAGTGGGCAACCGCGCCGACGTGTCGGGTAACGATATCATGCAGTACTGGGAAGACGACGAAGCAACCCGCGTCTGCGCCCTCTACCTTGAATCTATCGGCAACCCCCGAAAGTTCTCCCGTATCGCCCGCAGGCTCTCCCGCGTTAAGCCCGTACTCGTGGCCAAGAACGCTGTGACCGGCCAGCAGCTCCCTCCCGGTCATTCGGGGCGAACCTCCATCGCCCCTACTGAAGCGCTGGACGCCATGTTTAAGCAAGCCGGAGTTATCAGTGCCGAAACCTTTGACCAGTTGCTCGATGTGGCCCAGGTGCTGGTCTCCCAGCCCCTTCCTGCTGGGCGGCGTGTGGCTATCCTCTCCAACGCCTCAGCCCTGGGGCAGATTATCGCCGACAAATCCGAGGCCCTGAACATCGATGTGCGGGTGACCGAGTCCATGCTGAGGCTTACCGATGACGGTATCGACGGGCTAGAGGTACTTGAAGACGTGGCAACCAGCGCCCTCGAAGCATCAGATATTGATGCGGCTATCGGAGTCTTCCTCACCGGCGACTCTATCGACCCCAAGGACGTTGCCCGCGTCCTTTACCGCGCAGGCAAGCGCACCGGAAAACCCGTGGTTGCTGCCTTCCCCGGCACGCTCAGCTTTGACGCAGCCCTTCGCGGAATCTGGGAAGACCCGGATGGGCGGACGCCAGCCCCGGCAGAGCGCGGCACAGCGGGGGAGAGCACCCCCGTCCTGCAAGAAGGGTTACCCTGCTTTGAGTCCCCGGGGGCTTCTATACTGGCCTTGGCAAGCGTCATGGACTATGTGGAGTGGCGGGAGAAAGAAACCGGGGTTCTGGCTACTCCCGAGAACGTTAGCCCCAAGGCTGCGGCCGCTGACATCGCCCAGCACTTGACCCAGGTGAGCGGTGAGAACCTGCTCGATGTACCGGCCGCTGCCACCGAAGAACTCCTTGCCCACTACGGCATTAGCCTGCTACCCGAATATGGCTTTGACACCGCAGAAGAAGCCGTTGAGGCCGCTGCCCGGGCAGGCGGCTACCCGGTCGTTTTGAAAACCACAGACGACTTCCTGCGCCACCGCATAGACCTGGGCGGTGTGCGCCTGGGCATCGAAAGCGACGCCGAACTCATCAGCGAAATAGCCCAAATGCACCGCGTGCTCGAACCCTACGGTAGGTTCGACCTCACCGTGCAGAAACAGGCCCCGGCCGGCCAAACAGCGGTACTCACCGGCATCGAAGACCCCCTGATTGGCCCCGTGGTCTCTTTCGGTATGGCCGGGGATGCCACCAGCCTGCTGGAAGACTGGGCCCACCGCATCCCACCGCTGACCGAACGAGATGTCTATAAGATGGTGCGCTCGCCCAAGGCAGCAGCTAAGCTCTTTGCCGACGGCGACCTGCCCCAGGTGCGGGTTGATTTGCTCGAAGACCTCTGCGCCCGGGTAGCCCTGATGAAAGACAACCACCCCGAGATTGCCTACCTTGAGCTCAACCCCGTCCTGCTCTCACAGGAGACTCTCACGGTGGTGGGCGCCAAGATACGCCTGGGCAACCCCCGACAGCGCACCGATTCTGCCCGCCGAACCATGAGTAGCTAA
- a CDS encoding alkaline phosphatase family protein, whose protein sequence is MSVLTDYCGNALPTEPGYGGNNLADLFESCGTLVAQGSIIPDPHPLHGAGRHDLLGLADRLRAAGVDPTRYRSVCLVMVDGLGQSLLNAYSSYAPFLKKATQLGPIHSALPSTTVASLSSLGTATPPGYHGMAGYEVKNPATGAVMNQLSGWDKAVDPHQWQPHPTVFERYQNHLDVATVSLSKYAGTGLSEAGLRGGRFVHAAGYAARTTLAASLLNSRKPSLVYLYWGEIDQAGHKFGTRSDQWLEQLEELNLALKSLARRLPPHVLLLVTADHGMVDIAPENRIDYSGDTALLDNIELTAGEPRMVQLYLKDACASARQDALGRWAETWGDQAWVFDSEDLFDAGYFGQPVTDEARRRIGDIIVAARQPIALYDMRHYKPHALQMVGQHGSLTLEETQVPLLMLPTG, encoded by the coding sequence ATGAGCGTCCTGACCGATTACTGCGGTAACGCCCTACCCACCGAACCCGGCTACGGCGGCAACAACCTAGCTGACCTCTTCGAATCCTGCGGCACCCTGGTAGCCCAGGGGTCTATCATCCCCGACCCGCACCCCCTACACGGGGCAGGACGTCATGACCTGCTCGGCCTGGCAGACCGCCTGCGCGCCGCCGGGGTTGACCCTACCCGCTACCGCAGCGTTTGCCTGGTCATGGTCGATGGGCTGGGGCAGAGCCTGCTGAATGCCTACAGCTCCTACGCCCCCTTCTTGAAAAAGGCCACCCAGCTCGGCCCGATTCACTCGGCCCTCCCCTCAACCACGGTGGCTTCACTCAGCAGCCTGGGAACAGCCACCCCGCCGGGCTACCACGGCATGGCCGGGTACGAGGTGAAAAACCCGGCCACCGGGGCCGTGATGAACCAGCTGTCGGGTTGGGATAAAGCCGTTGACCCCCACCAGTGGCAGCCCCATCCCACGGTCTTTGAGCGCTACCAAAACCACCTGGATGTAGCGACAGTATCGCTGAGCAAGTATGCGGGCACCGGTTTGAGCGAAGCGGGTCTGCGGGGCGGACGCTTCGTACACGCAGCCGGGTATGCTGCCCGTACCACCCTGGCCGCTAGCCTGTTGAACTCCCGTAAGCCCTCCCTGGTCTACCTCTACTGGGGAGAAATTGACCAGGCCGGGCATAAGTTTGGTACCCGGTCTGACCAGTGGCTAGAGCAGCTTGAAGAGCTGAACCTCGCGCTGAAGTCGCTGGCTCGCAGGCTGCCCCCGCATGTACTACTGCTGGTGACGGCAGATCACGGCATGGTCGATATCGCCCCTGAGAACCGCATTGATTACTCGGGCGATACGGCTCTGCTGGATAATATTGAGCTGACGGCGGGCGAACCCCGCATGGTGCAGCTCTACCTAAAGGACGCCTGTGCTTCTGCCCGCCAGGACGCCCTGGGCCGGTGGGCAGAGACCTGGGGCGACCAGGCCTGGGTCTTTGACTCAGAAGACCTGTTCGATGCCGGTTATTTTGGTCAGCCGGTAACCGACGAGGCCCGTCGCCGTATCGGCGATATTATCGTGGCTGCCCGCCAACCAATCGCCCTCTACGACATGCGGCATTACAAGCCCCATGCCCTGCAGATGGTGGGTCAGCATGGGTCTCTCACACTTGAGGAAACGCAGGTGCCCCTGCTAATGCTACCTACCGGTTAA
- a CDS encoding DUF4190 domain-containing protein, translating to MSSQPPAYPQPHAPAGTGVLLPPVLDHETPGEPAQYRVPDAHRRPYGEMVRDKRGRGYYQAVMALSVGVVSWLVVLMAGVFALLALIPAVVAIVLGIKALRTRKRNPHTRFYGQTAGMAWGGIALGILCIPVAVFFYFIASWFLNGAETANCEITHAGDEEAITRCIESNTSY from the coding sequence GTGAGTAGCCAGCCCCCCGCTTACCCCCAGCCGCATGCACCCGCGGGCACGGGCGTCCTTCTGCCTCCTGTTCTGGACCACGAAACCCCGGGGGAGCCTGCCCAGTACCGGGTGCCAGACGCCCACCGCCGCCCCTATGGAGAAATGGTGCGTGATAAGCGCGGGCGGGGCTACTACCAGGCGGTCATGGCTCTATCTGTGGGCGTGGTGAGCTGGCTTGTAGTGCTCATGGCGGGCGTTTTTGCCCTGCTGGCTCTCATTCCTGCGGTGGTTGCTATCGTGTTGGGTATCAAAGCTTTGCGCACTCGCAAGCGTAACCCGCACACCCGTTTTTATGGGCAGACAGCCGGTATGGCCTGGGGTGGCATTGCCCTGGGTATTCTCTGCATTCCGGTGGCGGTCTTTTTTTACTTCATAGCGAGCTGGTTCCTGAACGGGGCCGAAACCGCAAACTGCGAAATCACCCACGCCGGGGACGAGGAAGCCATTACCCGCTGCATCGAGAGTAACACTAGCTACTAA
- a CDS encoding methyltransferase domain-containing protein: protein MPYSNPRLVRLYDVDNPDGADHDFFRELVNEVEAPRVVDLGCGTGTLTVTLAQPGREVLGIDPSEDMLDFARSRPGGDTVTWLEGTAAAIEPRSSDVVIMSGNVAMHILEDWPETLASIAAGLTERGVVAFEARNPEAAAWRNWSDTGSVRDTADGRLIESCSIEGPGITGRVVMHIRNEWPDDGDIVEVKQEPQFRSHQQILADLKRAGLTNVSTYRNWLREPFTGGPGQPLMVFVARKD, encoded by the coding sequence ATGCCCTATAGTAATCCTCGCTTAGTCCGTTTATACGACGTGGATAACCCGGACGGAGCAGATCACGACTTTTTCCGTGAACTCGTAAACGAAGTCGAAGCCCCACGAGTGGTGGATCTTGGGTGCGGCACCGGTACCCTCACCGTTACACTTGCTCAGCCAGGACGCGAAGTGCTAGGAATCGACCCTTCGGAAGATATGCTCGACTTCGCGCGGTCCCGTCCCGGCGGGGACACAGTCACTTGGCTTGAAGGGACAGCTGCCGCCATCGAACCTCGAAGTTCTGACGTGGTCATCATGAGCGGAAATGTCGCCATGCACATCCTTGAAGACTGGCCCGAAACCCTGGCCAGCATCGCCGCAGGACTAACCGAGCGCGGAGTAGTCGCCTTCGAGGCACGCAATCCCGAGGCAGCTGCATGGCGCAACTGGAGCGATACCGGTTCAGTACGGGACACGGCGGACGGCAGGCTAATCGAGTCGTGCTCAATTGAAGGGCCCGGTATCACAGGTCGCGTCGTCATGCACATCAGAAACGAGTGGCCTGACGACGGAGATATCGTTGAGGTCAAGCAGGAACCGCAGTTCCGAAGCCACCAGCAGATCCTTGCAGATCTAAAACGTGCTGGACTCACTAACGTTAGCACCTACCGGAACTGGTTGAGGGAACCCTTTACTGGCGGCCCAGGTCAACCACTCATGGTGTTTGTTGCTCGAAAGGATTGA
- a CDS encoding aromatic ring-opening dioxygenase LigA codes for MSRLAGLVSILAAVVMLIGGATVWVTVSNQLAEERISVPADSEFMGGALAGKDVKGPLTAYAQAETIRQHVTAAAEGTVYEGKTYAELGAMVREAQEAGDEALAEEFQTRRNLVMDASFLRASLFTSVVSFGVSALVMGLGVVLGFIGAALLKIAPKKVAVTA; via the coding sequence ATGTCACGTCTTGCCGGGCTTGTATCGATTCTTGCCGCCGTCGTCATGCTGATTGGAGGTGCGACCGTCTGGGTTACAGTTAGTAACCAGCTCGCAGAAGAGCGCATTAGCGTACCTGCCGATTCTGAATTTATGGGCGGCGCATTGGCTGGTAAGGATGTTAAAGGCCCCCTGACTGCTTACGCTCAGGCAGAAACCATTCGTCAGCACGTTACCGCAGCTGCTGAAGGTACCGTTTATGAAGGAAAAACTTATGCCGAGCTGGGTGCCATGGTGCGCGAAGCTCAAGAGGCCGGCGATGAGGCCCTAGCCGAAGAGTTCCAGACCCGCCGCAACCTGGTGATGGACGCTTCTTTCTTGCGCGCTTCTCTCTTTACCTCGGTTGTTTCCTTTGGCGTATCAGCCCTGGTCATGGGCCTGGGAGTTGTGCTTGGTTTTATTGGCGCCGCCCTGCTCAAAATTGCTCCGAAAAAGGTAGCTGTTACCGCCTAG